A DNA window from Mus caroli chromosome 8, CAROLI_EIJ_v1.1, whole genome shotgun sequence contains the following coding sequences:
- the Adgrg5 gene encoding adhesion G-protein coupled receptor G5 isoform X2, protein MDPHGALFFYLCLLAAQVVLVETLSDLLVLMKRLEQPVGRGLSSRVRHIHSLEQKLLNASFGGHNLTLQTNSIQSLVFKLSCDFPGLSLSSTTLTNVSQVRAPHAMQFPAELTKGACVTSRPAELRLICIYFFTAHLFQDDRNSSLLNNYVLGAQLDHRPVNNLQKPVNISFWHNRSLEGYTVSCVFWKEGASKSSWGAWSPEGCYTEQPSATQVLCHCNHLTYFAVLMLSGDPVPAELQVPLEYISLVGCSISIVASLLTMLLYSQSRKQSNSTTRIHMNLNGSVLLLNVTFLLSSQMTLPTMPRPVCKVLAAVLHYALLSSLTWMAIEGFNLYLLLGRVYNTYIRRYLLKLCMLGWGFPALLVLLLLMVKSSVYGPCVTSLSKSQENGTGFQNVSMCWIQSAMVHSILVMGYGGLTSVFNLVVLAWALWILYRLRAQEKALSPWAYRDTATVLGLTVLLGTTWTLAFFSFGVFLLPQLFLFTIFNSLYGFFLFLWFCSQKRYSDAEAKAGMEAVSSSQMTH, encoded by the exons ATGGATCCACACGGGGCCCTTTTCTTCTACCTGTGCCTTCTGGCTGCTCAAGTTGTCCTAGTAG AAACCCTGTCAGACCTACTTGTCTTGATGAAGCGCCTTGAGCAGCCCGTAGGCCGGGGCTTGTCTTCCAGAGTGAG GCATATCCACAGCCTGGAGCAGAAGCTGCTCAATGCCAGCTTCGGTGGGCACAACTTGACCTTGCAGACAAACTCCATCCAGTCTCTTGTCTTCAAGCTGAGCTGCGACTTTCCTGGTCTTTCCCTGTCCAGCACCACACTGACAAATGTCTCCCAG GTGCGGGCCCCACATGCCATGCAGTTCCCTGCTGAGCTGACCAAGGGTGCCTGTGTGACCTCCCGGCCTGCTGAGCTTCGACTCATCTGCATCTATTTCTTCACTGCACACCTCTTTCAG GATGACCGGAACTCATCACTACTTAATAACTATGTCCTGGGGGCCCAGCTGGATCACAGACCTGTGAACAACCTTCAGAAGCCAGTCAACATCAGCTTCTGGCATAATCGGAGTCTG GAAGGATATACAGTATCCTGTGTCTTCTGGAAGGAGGGAGCCAGCAAGAGCAGCTGGGGGGCCTGGAGCCCTGAGGGCTGTTATACAGAGCAGCCCTCAGCCACCCAGGTTCTCTGCCATTGCAACCACCTCACCTACTTCGCTGTGCTTATG CTCTCTGGAGACCCCGTGCCCGCTGAGCTGCAGGTGCCTCTTGAGTACATCTCCCTTGTGGGTTGCAGCATCTCCATCGTGGCCTCGCTGCTCACCATGCTGCTGTATTCTCAGTCCAG GAAGCAAAGCAACTCCACCACACGTATCCACATGAACCTGAATGGCTCTGTTCTGCTCCTGAACGTCACCTTCCTTCTGAGCTCCCAGATGACCCTGCCCACCATGCCCAGGCCTGTCTGCAAGGTGCTGGCTGCCGTCCTACACTACGCACTGCTCAGCAGCCTTACCTGGATGGCCATCGAAGGCTTCAACCTCTACCTTCTCCTGGGGCGTGTCTACAACACCTACATTCGCCGATACTTGCTCAAGCTCTGCATGCTGGGCTGGG GGTTTCCAGCCCTCTTGGTGCTACTGCTTCTGATGGTCAAGAGCTCAGTGTATGGACCCTGTGTGACCTCACTCTCCAAAAGCCAGGAAAATGGCACAGGCTTCCAGAATGTGTCCAT GTGCTGGATCCAAAGTGCCATGGTACACAGCATCCTGGTCATGGGCTATGGTGGCCTCACATCTGTGTTCAACCTGGTGGTGCTGGCCTGGGCTCTGTGGATCTTGTACAGGCTTCGGGCACAGGAGAAGGCGCTGAGTCCCTGGGCCTACCGGGACACTGCCACGGTGTTGGGTCTCACTGTGCTGCTGGGCACCACCTGGACCCTGGCCTTCTTCTCCTTCGGTGTGTTCCTGCTGCCTCAGCTCTTCCTCTTTACCATCTTCAACTCGCTCTATG gtttcttcctcttcctgtggtTCTGCTCACAGAAGCGTTACTCGGATGCCGAAGCCAAGGCGGGGATGGAGGCAGTCAGCTCCTCCCAGATGACACACTGA
- the Adgrg5 gene encoding adhesion G-protein coupled receptor G5 isoform X3: MSPRSEAAREVLHVPVPALPLSAGSDLICFPVGRSERGSALWPLLVRAPHAMQFPAELTKGACVTSRPAELRLICIYFFTAHLFQDDRNSSLLNNYVLGAQLDHRPVNNLQKPVNISFWHNRSLEGYTVSCVFWKEGASKSSWGAWSPEGCYTEQPSATQVLCHCNHLTYFAVLMQLSGDPVPAELQVPLEYISLVGCSISIVASLLTMLLYSQSRKQSNSTTRIHMNLNGSVLLLNVTFLLSSQMTLPTMPRPVCKVLAAVLHYALLSSLTWMAIEGFNLYLLLGRVYNTYIRRYLLKLCMLGWGFPALLVLLLLMVKSSVYGPCVTSLSKSQENGTGFQNVSMCWIQSAMVHSILVMGYGGLTSVFNLVVLAWALWILYRLRAQEKALSPWAYRDTATVLGLTVLLGTTWTLAFFSFGVFLLPQLFLFTIFNSLYGFFLFLWFCSQKRYSDAEAKAGMEAVSSSQMTH; this comes from the exons ATGTCTCCCAGGTCAGAGGCAGCCAGGGAAGTCCTGCATGTCCCTGTCCCTGCTCTGCCCCTGTCAGCTGGGAGCGACCTCATCTGCTTTCCTGTGGGAAGATCAGAAAGAGGAAGTGCTCTATGGCCTCTACTG GTGCGGGCCCCACATGCCATGCAGTTCCCTGCTGAGCTGACCAAGGGTGCCTGTGTGACCTCCCGGCCTGCTGAGCTTCGACTCATCTGCATCTATTTCTTCACTGCACACCTCTTTCAG GATGACCGGAACTCATCACTACTTAATAACTATGTCCTGGGGGCCCAGCTGGATCACAGACCTGTGAACAACCTTCAGAAGCCAGTCAACATCAGCTTCTGGCATAATCGGAGTCTG GAAGGATATACAGTATCCTGTGTCTTCTGGAAGGAGGGAGCCAGCAAGAGCAGCTGGGGGGCCTGGAGCCCTGAGGGCTGTTATACAGAGCAGCCCTCAGCCACCCAGGTTCTCTGCCATTGCAACCACCTCACCTACTTCGCTGTGCTTATG CAGCTCTCTGGAGACCCCGTGCCCGCTGAGCTGCAGGTGCCTCTTGAGTACATCTCCCTTGTGGGTTGCAGCATCTCCATCGTGGCCTCGCTGCTCACCATGCTGCTGTATTCTCAGTCCAG GAAGCAAAGCAACTCCACCACACGTATCCACATGAACCTGAATGGCTCTGTTCTGCTCCTGAACGTCACCTTCCTTCTGAGCTCCCAGATGACCCTGCCCACCATGCCCAGGCCTGTCTGCAAGGTGCTGGCTGCCGTCCTACACTACGCACTGCTCAGCAGCCTTACCTGGATGGCCATCGAAGGCTTCAACCTCTACCTTCTCCTGGGGCGTGTCTACAACACCTACATTCGCCGATACTTGCTCAAGCTCTGCATGCTGGGCTGGG GGTTTCCAGCCCTCTTGGTGCTACTGCTTCTGATGGTCAAGAGCTCAGTGTATGGACCCTGTGTGACCTCACTCTCCAAAAGCCAGGAAAATGGCACAGGCTTCCAGAATGTGTCCAT GTGCTGGATCCAAAGTGCCATGGTACACAGCATCCTGGTCATGGGCTATGGTGGCCTCACATCTGTGTTCAACCTGGTGGTGCTGGCCTGGGCTCTGTGGATCTTGTACAGGCTTCGGGCACAGGAGAAGGCGCTGAGTCCCTGGGCCTACCGGGACACTGCCACGGTGTTGGGTCTCACTGTGCTGCTGGGCACCACCTGGACCCTGGCCTTCTTCTCCTTCGGTGTGTTCCTGCTGCCTCAGCTCTTCCTCTTTACCATCTTCAACTCGCTCTATG gtttcttcctcttcctgtggtTCTGCTCACAGAAGCGTTACTCGGATGCCGAAGCCAAGGCGGGGATGGAGGCAGTCAGCTCCTCCCAGATGACACACTGA
- the Adgrg5 gene encoding adhesion G-protein coupled receptor G5 isoform X1 translates to MDPHGALFFYLCLLAAQVVLVETLSDLLVLMKRLEQPVGRGLSSRVRHIHSLEQKLLNASFGGHNLTLQTNSIQSLVFKLSCDFPGLSLSSTTLTNVSQVRAPHAMQFPAELTKGACVTSRPAELRLICIYFFTAHLFQDDRNSSLLNNYVLGAQLDHRPVNNLQKPVNISFWHNRSLEGYTVSCVFWKEGASKSSWGAWSPEGCYTEQPSATQVLCHCNHLTYFAVLMQLSGDPVPAELQVPLEYISLVGCSISIVASLLTMLLYSQSRKQSNSTTRIHMNLNGSVLLLNVTFLLSSQMTLPTMPRPVCKVLAAVLHYALLSSLTWMAIEGFNLYLLLGRVYNTYIRRYLLKLCMLGWGFPALLVLLLLMVKSSVYGPCVTSLSKSQENGTGFQNVSMCWIQSAMVHSILVMGYGGLTSVFNLVVLAWALWILYRLRAQEKALSPWAYRDTATVLGLTVLLGTTWTLAFFSFGVFLLPQLFLFTIFNSLYGFFLFLWFCSQKRYSDAEAKAGMEAVSSSQMTH, encoded by the exons ATGGATCCACACGGGGCCCTTTTCTTCTACCTGTGCCTTCTGGCTGCTCAAGTTGTCCTAGTAG AAACCCTGTCAGACCTACTTGTCTTGATGAAGCGCCTTGAGCAGCCCGTAGGCCGGGGCTTGTCTTCCAGAGTGAG GCATATCCACAGCCTGGAGCAGAAGCTGCTCAATGCCAGCTTCGGTGGGCACAACTTGACCTTGCAGACAAACTCCATCCAGTCTCTTGTCTTCAAGCTGAGCTGCGACTTTCCTGGTCTTTCCCTGTCCAGCACCACACTGACAAATGTCTCCCAG GTGCGGGCCCCACATGCCATGCAGTTCCCTGCTGAGCTGACCAAGGGTGCCTGTGTGACCTCCCGGCCTGCTGAGCTTCGACTCATCTGCATCTATTTCTTCACTGCACACCTCTTTCAG GATGACCGGAACTCATCACTACTTAATAACTATGTCCTGGGGGCCCAGCTGGATCACAGACCTGTGAACAACCTTCAGAAGCCAGTCAACATCAGCTTCTGGCATAATCGGAGTCTG GAAGGATATACAGTATCCTGTGTCTTCTGGAAGGAGGGAGCCAGCAAGAGCAGCTGGGGGGCCTGGAGCCCTGAGGGCTGTTATACAGAGCAGCCCTCAGCCACCCAGGTTCTCTGCCATTGCAACCACCTCACCTACTTCGCTGTGCTTATG CAGCTCTCTGGAGACCCCGTGCCCGCTGAGCTGCAGGTGCCTCTTGAGTACATCTCCCTTGTGGGTTGCAGCATCTCCATCGTGGCCTCGCTGCTCACCATGCTGCTGTATTCTCAGTCCAG GAAGCAAAGCAACTCCACCACACGTATCCACATGAACCTGAATGGCTCTGTTCTGCTCCTGAACGTCACCTTCCTTCTGAGCTCCCAGATGACCCTGCCCACCATGCCCAGGCCTGTCTGCAAGGTGCTGGCTGCCGTCCTACACTACGCACTGCTCAGCAGCCTTACCTGGATGGCCATCGAAGGCTTCAACCTCTACCTTCTCCTGGGGCGTGTCTACAACACCTACATTCGCCGATACTTGCTCAAGCTCTGCATGCTGGGCTGGG GGTTTCCAGCCCTCTTGGTGCTACTGCTTCTGATGGTCAAGAGCTCAGTGTATGGACCCTGTGTGACCTCACTCTCCAAAAGCCAGGAAAATGGCACAGGCTTCCAGAATGTGTCCAT GTGCTGGATCCAAAGTGCCATGGTACACAGCATCCTGGTCATGGGCTATGGTGGCCTCACATCTGTGTTCAACCTGGTGGTGCTGGCCTGGGCTCTGTGGATCTTGTACAGGCTTCGGGCACAGGAGAAGGCGCTGAGTCCCTGGGCCTACCGGGACACTGCCACGGTGTTGGGTCTCACTGTGCTGCTGGGCACCACCTGGACCCTGGCCTTCTTCTCCTTCGGTGTGTTCCTGCTGCCTCAGCTCTTCCTCTTTACCATCTTCAACTCGCTCTATG gtttcttcctcttcctgtggtTCTGCTCACAGAAGCGTTACTCGGATGCCGAAGCCAAGGCGGGGATGGAGGCAGTCAGCTCCTCCCAGATGACACACTGA